A window of Microcystis aeruginosa FD4 contains these coding sequences:
- a CDS encoding lysylphosphatidylglycerol synthase domain-containing protein, with protein sequence MYKKILRFAPIILSLSLFILAVWAISQEFKHYTFAQLLASLNHITTSRKLEAIFWMALGYLSMTGYDRLGFYYINHPLALGTIIRTAFISYALGNTIGLTLFSGTAIRYRFYTPAGVGVVDIAKVITFTHLSFWLGMLGIGGVSFLLDPQRIPQLLKLPFLTTKPLGVIFLLLVTGYFFLTLTYKKPIRIGKENIYLPSWILSLALILLTFIDWILAARVLYLLLPGNYNTSFLGFFGLYVFAMTAGVLSNVPGGIGVFEFIMLRLRPEYVSNAELLGSLIAYRAIYYFLPLIVAFVWLLGYEARRK encoded by the coding sequence ATGTATAAAAAAATCCTGCGTTTTGCTCCGATTATCCTGTCTTTGAGTTTATTTATTCTAGCGGTCTGGGCAATTAGTCAAGAATTTAAACACTACACTTTTGCCCAACTCTTGGCTAGTTTAAATCATATTACCACAAGTCGTAAGCTAGAAGCTATTTTTTGGATGGCTTTGGGTTATTTATCGATGACGGGTTATGATCGCCTAGGTTTTTATTATATCAATCATCCCTTAGCTTTAGGCACTATTATCCGCACTGCTTTTATCAGTTATGCCCTTGGTAATACCATTGGTTTAACCTTATTTTCTGGGACAGCGATTCGTTATCGTTTCTATACTCCTGCGGGGGTGGGGGTGGTGGATATTGCCAAAGTTATTACTTTTACCCATTTAAGCTTTTGGCTAGGAATGTTAGGCATTGGTGGTGTAAGTTTCCTCCTCGATCCCCAAAGGATTCCTCAACTTTTAAAATTACCTTTTTTAACTACCAAACCTTTAGGAGTAATTTTTTTATTGCTAGTTACGGGCTATTTTTTCTTGACTCTCACCTATAAAAAACCGATAAGAATCGGTAAAGAAAATATCTATTTACCCTCTTGGATCCTTTCCCTGGCTTTGATTTTGTTGACTTTTATTGATTGGATATTAGCCGCTAGAGTTCTATATCTTCTTCTCCCGGGCAACTATAATACTTCGTTTTTAGGATTTTTCGGTCTCTATGTATTTGCCATGACGGCAGGGGTATTAAGCAATGTGCCGGGGGGAATAGGTGTTTTTGAGTTTATCATGCTGAGATTACGCCCCGAATATGTATCTAATGCCGAGCTTTTAGGTTCTCTAATCGCCTATCGAGCTATTTATTATTTCCTGCCTTTAATTGTCGCTTTTGTCTGGTTATTAGGTTATGAAGCGCGCAGAAAATAA
- a CDS encoding AAA-like domain-containing protein produces MNYQYRVGGSLAYNHPTYIERNADRELLTALKNGQFCYVFNCRQMGKSSLRVRVTHILQQSGRDCAAVDITSLGSNDNLSQWYNGVITRLFLGFNLTGKINLKFWLREREDLPPVQRLGQFIEEVLLVYCRGEKIYIFIDEIDKILSLQFSLDDFFSLIRYCYNQRAENAQYERITFALFGVATPADLIREKTQTSFNIGQAIELTGFNLAETAPLAAGLSSQSNYQPDWLEKVIFWTGGQPFLTQKICQLLLESNLDIETLIKEKIINNWESQDEPVHLRTIADRLLRNQDKAGRLLGIYQQILEKGAILCDDSPEQGELRLSGLVVKKDNQLVVYNPIYREIFNLNWVEKQLEQLRPYSEAIAAWQQSNYTDESRLLRGKALNNALDWSQGKSLSNLDYQFLTASQNLDKREAEISLETQRQANKILAIAHQKATKRIQIGSVILIASLLGSLLAFIQVKQAWQQVETAQIGIQLQRKGDSYWQQFQFEQLESLIAAMQAVNSLKNIVTDGQPLSKYPATSPIITLQQILDRIQEKNQLQGHQGTIYSVSISPDGQKIATASQDGTVKIWNQKGENIQTLTGHQGAVYSVSFSPDGQKIATASEDKTAKIWNLQGQNLVTYPDHQESVYSVNFSPDGQKIVTTSRDKTARLWNLSGQTLQVFKGHKRSIDAASFSPDGQKIATASRDGTIKIWDLSGKIILSLGQDNIGAFYGVNFSPDGQKIAGAAADKTAKIWDLQGNLIATFRGHQDFVNSVNFSPDGQFIITASSDGSAKIWGLQGEEITTLRGHQESVFTAVFSQDGKEVVTGSSDETAKIWQLNNLNQTRVDNTSVSINSQGNIIAIANKDGQITLLDSQGKKIREFATKMRSIYSIAFHPDSNQIAITGRNGKVQIWSQKGTMLQEFTASQVPIYSLAFNREGTAIITGTSEGKVQYWHLSNHPPQLINSWTVDDHIIYDLVFSPDDQKIATAARGKIKIWDLQGNLFEEIKTDSFPVYGVSFSPDGEKIAAISRDGTARRWDMDGNLRSEFKIEEDIVYGITFSPDGQEIVIIARDGQKHRWPLETEYNYLQKLLDRGCLWLEDYLGNSPEKREALSLCTRKIKPSN; encoded by the coding sequence ATGAATTATCAATATCGTGTCGGGGGTAGTCTTGCCTATAACCATCCTACCTATATCGAGAGAAATGCCGATCGAGAACTGTTAACGGCGTTAAAAAATGGTCAATTTTGCTACGTTTTCAACTGTCGTCAGATGGGCAAATCCAGTTTAAGGGTACGAGTGACTCATATCTTACAGCAATCGGGCAGGGATTGCGCGGCGGTAGATATAACCAGTCTTGGCAGTAATGATAATTTATCCCAATGGTATAACGGGGTGATTACCCGTTTGTTTTTAGGATTTAATCTGACGGGAAAAATTAATCTTAAATTCTGGTTGCGCGAGCGAGAGGATTTACCCCCCGTGCAGCGTTTGGGACAATTTATTGAGGAAGTTTTATTAGTTTATTGTCGGGGAGAGAAAATATATATTTTTATCGACGAGATCGATAAAATTCTCAGTTTACAGTTTTCTCTAGATGACTTTTTTTCCCTGATTCGTTATTGTTATAACCAAAGGGCGGAAAATGCCCAGTATGAAAGAATTACTTTCGCTTTATTCGGTGTGGCTACCCCAGCAGATTTAATTCGCGAAAAGACCCAAACATCTTTTAATATCGGCCAGGCGATCGAATTAACAGGATTTAATCTGGCAGAAACTGCTCCTTTAGCCGCAGGATTATCTAGTCAAAGTAATTATCAACCCGACTGGTTAGAAAAAGTTATTTTTTGGACGGGAGGACAGCCATTTTTAACCCAGAAAATCTGTCAGCTATTGCTGGAAAGTAATTTAGATATTGAGACGCTGATCAAAGAGAAAATTATTAATAATTGGGAATCTCAAGATGAACCGGTTCATCTGCGAACTATTGCCGATCGCTTGTTAAGAAATCAAGACAAAGCGGGTCGTTTGTTAGGCATCTATCAACAAATTTTAGAAAAGGGGGCGATTCTGTGCGATGATAGTCCAGAACAAGGGGAATTAAGGTTATCGGGATTAGTGGTAAAAAAAGATAATCAATTAGTAGTTTATAATCCTATTTATCGAGAAATATTTAATCTCAATTGGGTGGAAAAACAATTGGAGCAATTGCGTCCCTACTCAGAAGCGATCGCCGCTTGGCAACAGTCTAATTATACCGATGAATCGCGGCTTTTACGCGGAAAAGCTTTAAATAATGCTCTCGATTGGTCTCAGGGAAAAAGCTTAAGTAATCTTGATTATCAGTTTTTAACTGCTAGTCAAAATCTCGATAAAAGAGAGGCAGAAATTAGCCTAGAAACTCAGAGACAAGCTAATAAAATTCTAGCAATTGCTCACCAAAAAGCCACGAAAAGAATTCAAATTGGCTCAGTAATTTTAATTGCTTCTCTCTTGGGTTCTCTCTTAGCTTTTATTCAGGTAAAACAAGCGTGGCAGCAAGTAGAAACCGCTCAAATAGGTATTCAATTACAGCGTAAGGGTGATAGTTATTGGCAACAATTTCAATTTGAACAACTAGAATCTTTAATTGCGGCCATGCAAGCAGTAAATAGTTTAAAAAATATCGTTACTGATGGGCAACCCTTGAGTAAATATCCTGCCACCAGTCCAATTATTACCCTGCAACAAATTTTAGATCGCATTCAAGAAAAAAACCAACTGCAAGGACACCAGGGAACTATTTATAGTGTTAGTATTAGTCCCGATGGTCAAAAAATCGCCACTGCTTCTCAAGATGGGACGGTAAAAATTTGGAATCAAAAAGGTGAGAATATTCAAACTTTGACAGGTCATCAGGGAGCAGTTTATAGTGTTAGTTTTAGTCCCGATGGTCAAAAAATCGCTACTGCTTCCGAAGATAAAACCGCCAAAATTTGGAACTTACAAGGACAAAATTTAGTCACCTATCCTGACCATCAAGAATCAGTTTATAGTGTTAATTTTAGTCCCGATGGTCAAAAAATTGTGACTACTTCCAGGGATAAAACCGCTAGATTATGGAATTTATCAGGTCAAACTTTACAGGTATTTAAGGGACATAAAAGATCGATAGATGCAGCTAGTTTTAGTCCCGATGGTCAAAAAATTGCCACCGCTTCCCGGGATGGTACGATTAAAATCTGGGATTTATCAGGTAAAATTATCTTGAGTTTAGGTCAAGATAATATTGGGGCTTTTTATGGTGTTAATTTTAGTCCCGACGGTCAAAAAATTGCCGGGGCAGCGGCCGATAAAACTGCTAAAATCTGGGATTTACAGGGAAATTTAATAGCTACTTTCCGGGGACATCAAGATTTTGTCAACAGTGTTAATTTTAGTCCTGATGGCCAGTTTATAATTACCGCATCTAGTGACGGTAGTGCTAAAATTTGGGGACTGCAAGGAGAAGAAATAACTACTCTCAGAGGACATCAAGAATCAGTTTTTACTGCTGTATTTAGTCAAGATGGAAAAGAGGTGGTAACTGGATCGAGTGATGAAACGGCTAAAATTTGGCAACTGAACAATTTAAATCAAACTAGGGTCGATAATACCAGTGTTAGCATTAATTCCCAGGGCAATATTATCGCTATTGCTAATAAAGATGGTCAAATTACTTTACTCGATTCCCAGGGAAAAAAAATTAGAGAATTTGCCACAAAAATGCGCTCAATCTATAGTATAGCTTTTCATCCCGATAGTAATCAGATAGCGATTACAGGAAGAAATGGAAAAGTACAAATCTGGAGTCAAAAAGGAACAATGCTTCAAGAATTTACTGCTAGTCAAGTACCGATTTATAGTCTTGCTTTTAATAGAGAGGGAACAGCAATAATCACGGGAACAAGCGAGGGAAAAGTTCAATACTGGCATTTAAGTAATCATCCACCTCAATTAATTAATTCTTGGACAGTTGATGATCATATTATCTATGATTTGGTGTTTTCTCCCGATGATCAAAAAATTGCTACCGCTGCTAGGGGAAAGATTAAAATTTGGGATTTGCAGGGTAATCTTTTCGAGGAGATTAAAACCGATTCTTTTCCCGTTTATGGAGTTAGTTTTAGTCCCGATGGTGAAAAAATCGCCGCTATTTCAAGGGATGGTACAGCTAGACGCTGGGACATGGACGGAAATTTGCGATCGGAGTTTAAAATAGAAGAAGATATCGTCTATGGGATTACTTTTAGTCCTGATGGTCAAGAGATTGTGATTATTGCTAGGGACGGTCAAAAGCATCGATGGCCCTTAGAAACAGAATATAATTATTTACAAAAATTGCTTGATCGAGGTTGTCTTTGGTTAGAAGATTATCTCGGAAATAGTCCCGAAAAACGAGAAGCTCTATCCCTGTGTACTAGGAAAATAAAACCATCGAATTAA
- a CDS encoding Ycf66 family protein, with protein sequence MLPYILAIVVGLSSLYLLTTAFIAPDRHRQDDFLWSAVGLFYALVLWLCAGRITGAILLGQAAAAILFIAFAWQTLKLRQALFYPDKPVKLFTIVGWLGNRLGKVTPSQSPKTKAKAEKVAAKVKETVKETVAPVVEKAAAIGETITESVTEIGEKAQETVAPVVEKAAAIGETITESVTEIGEKAEEIIDDGETFDDFNDFDLAIEDINPSENPSEIPPTEPVANVEVETIAVSETVMIEVTGEDLPQGEIIGKDTPPETRSPKQENPPPSD encoded by the coding sequence ATGTTGCCCTATATCCTAGCGATCGTGGTGGGATTAAGTAGTCTCTACCTCCTCACCACCGCTTTTATCGCCCCCGATCGCCACCGTCAAGATGATTTTCTCTGGAGTGCGGTAGGATTATTCTATGCCCTTGTCCTCTGGTTGTGCGCGGGAAGGATTACAGGCGCGATCCTCCTGGGACAAGCTGCCGCAGCCATATTATTTATTGCTTTTGCGTGGCAAACTCTCAAACTCAGACAAGCACTTTTTTATCCCGACAAACCGGTTAAATTATTTACTATTGTCGGTTGGTTAGGTAATCGTCTCGGTAAAGTTACTCCCTCTCAATCCCCTAAAACTAAAGCTAAAGCTGAGAAAGTAGCGGCAAAAGTTAAAGAAACGGTTAAAGAAACGGTTGCTCCCGTTGTCGAAAAAGCGGCAGCTATCGGGGAAACTATTACAGAATCAGTGACAGAAATTGGGGAAAAAGCTCAAGAAACGGTTGCTCCCGTTGTCGAAAAAGCGGCAGCTATCGGGGAAACTATTACAGAATCAGTGACAGAAATTGGGGAAAAAGCTGAAGAAATTATTGATGATGGGGAAACTTTCGATGATTTCAATGATTTTGATTTGGCAATAGAAGATATCAACCCCTCCGAAAATCCCTCAGAAATTCCCCCGACTGAACCTGTCGCAAATGTTGAAGTCGAAACTATTGCTGTTAGCGAAACGGTGATGATTGAAGTTACCGGGGAAGATTTGCCCCAAGGGGAAATTATCGGAAAAGATACTCCCCCAGAAACTCGATCACCAAAGCAAGAAAATCCCCCCCCATCGGATTAA
- the holA gene encoding DNA polymerase III subunit delta, which yields MPTIFYWGEDEFAINQAVKNLQAKLLDPNWIQFNYDKINGDRNEAIIEALNQAMTPVFGLGNRLVWLADTVICQQCSEDIFQELQRTLPNLPENSYLLLTSAKKPDSRLKSSKFIQNQAEVKEFELIPPWKVEEIAQRVREIAKEVGVKLTPDAIELLAEAVGNNSRLLWMELEKLRLFKNNSAGTIDKKDILSLVNASNQSSLQLASAILKRETGKALELVNELLNRNENPLGITATLGGQFRTWAIVKLKIEEGEKDEKNIAAAAEIANPKRLYFIRKEIQSFSSKQLLATLPILLELEYRLKRGAEPLATLQTKIIELCCLLVT from the coding sequence ATGCCGACAATATTTTATTGGGGAGAAGATGAATTTGCGATTAACCAAGCGGTGAAAAATCTGCAAGCCAAACTTCTCGATCCCAATTGGATACAGTTTAATTATGATAAAATCAACGGCGATCGCAATGAGGCAATTATCGAGGCCCTTAATCAAGCGATGACTCCAGTTTTCGGACTGGGAAATCGTTTAGTTTGGTTAGCCGATACGGTTATTTGTCAACAATGTTCCGAGGATATTTTCCAGGAATTACAGCGCACTTTACCCAATTTACCCGAAAATTCCTATCTGTTATTAACCAGTGCCAAAAAACCCGACTCCCGCTTAAAATCGAGCAAGTTTATCCAAAATCAGGCGGAGGTTAAAGAATTTGAACTAATTCCGCCTTGGAAAGTCGAGGAAATTGCCCAAAGAGTTAGGGAAATTGCCAAAGAAGTGGGAGTAAAATTAACCCCCGATGCGATCGAACTCTTAGCGGAAGCGGTGGGAAATAACAGCCGCTTGCTGTGGATGGAGTTAGAAAAACTGCGTTTATTTAAAAATAATTCGGCGGGAACTATTGACAAAAAGGACATTTTAAGCCTAGTCAATGCCAGCAATCAAAGCAGCCTACAGTTAGCCAGTGCTATTTTAAAACGGGAGACAGGCAAGGCCCTCGAATTAGTTAATGAATTATTAAATCGCAACGAGAACCCCTTGGGGATCACCGCCACCCTAGGGGGTCAATTTCGCACTTGGGCAATAGTAAAATTAAAAATTGAAGAAGGAGAAAAAGACGAGAAAAATATCGCCGCTGCCGCCGAAATTGCCAATCCCAAGCGACTGTATTTCATTCGCAAAGAGATACAATCCTTTTCTTCTAAGCAACTTCTGGCCACCTTGCCCATACTTCTCGAATTAGAATATCGTCTCAAACGGGGTGCAGAACCTTTGGCAACTTTGCAAACAAAAATTATTGAACTTTGTTGTTTATTGGTGACTTAA
- a CDS encoding CHAT domain-containing protein, which produces MTDDAIPSLNLAISSLATSNNFARWVTKAPLPGGYVHHDCEWTESLTREWMAWQEMFCLEKMPTLPMLEQLEANSRPKLTLAGEGGSYSGQLMQKLGISLWQWLFQASISQSFAQSQGIALGKNQPLRIRLECRNPHLILLPWEIMQQAGKQAISLHPNILFSRTTSDVDPLPPIKSSNSLNILLVIGEKQIKTAASSLNFTAINTGEETNSDQALESEAANLIQAISPGGSSFLQNWGVKVKVDTLIRPQAEELTRALDTGKYQAFFYAGHGMAAPNGGSLFLRTGEQLNGTELAQALVRNQVILTVFNACWGAYPAKSGQEMIPRSSLAEVLIHHGVPAVLAMRDAIADREALSFIEVFTRSLLGFKDKEAQMSKLLPSPRVPIDQAVRIARQQLLTLYKYNQPAWTLPILYMHPEFDGQLLQTFDETQSPTVMPSISGTMPAAFLYYLDRPERKWSIRGGGMNIGRDRENDLQIAEKWVSKNHCRIICRKNAEHPDYQYFLEDFSRFGTFIYQDGHWKQVHNQEVPLESGLQIRFGSHQGQILAFVVE; this is translated from the coding sequence ATGACCGATGATGCCATCCCTAGTCTAAATTTAGCCATCTCTAGTTTAGCCACGAGTAATAATTTCGCCCGTTGGGTGACGAAAGCACCCCTACCGGGGGGATATGTGCATCATGACTGTGAATGGACCGAGAGTCTAACCAGGGAATGGATGGCATGGCAGGAAATGTTCTGTCTGGAAAAAATGCCGACCTTGCCGATGTTAGAGCAATTAGAAGCAAATTCTCGACCTAAACTGACTCTTGCGGGAGAAGGCGGCAGTTATAGCGGTCAATTGATGCAGAAACTAGGTATTAGTCTCTGGCAATGGTTATTTCAAGCATCAATTAGTCAAAGTTTCGCCCAAAGTCAGGGAATCGCCCTCGGCAAAAATCAGCCCCTGCGAATTCGCTTGGAATGTCGCAATCCCCATTTAATTCTGCTGCCCTGGGAAATTATGCAGCAAGCAGGTAAACAGGCCATATCTCTGCATCCGAATATACTCTTTAGCCGCACCACCAGCGATGTGGACCCACTGCCACCGATAAAATCGAGTAATAGTCTCAATATTCTCTTAGTTATCGGCGAAAAACAGATTAAAACCGCGGCTAGTTCCCTCAACTTCACCGCCATTAATACGGGTGAAGAAACTAATTCCGACCAGGCACTGGAATCCGAGGCCGCCAATCTCATCCAGGCTATCTCCCCTGGGGGCAGTAGTTTCCTCCAGAATTGGGGAGTGAAAGTCAAAGTCGATACCTTAATTCGACCGCAGGCCGAAGAACTGACCAGGGCCTTGGATACGGGTAAATATCAAGCTTTTTTCTACGCCGGTCACGGAATGGCCGCCCCCAATGGCGGTTCCCTATTTCTGCGGACGGGGGAACAGCTAAATGGGACGGAGTTAGCCCAAGCTTTGGTGAGAAATCAGGTCATTTTAACGGTTTTTAATGCCTGTTGGGGTGCTTATCCCGCTAAATCGGGTCAGGAGATGATCCCCCGCAGCAGTCTGGCGGAAGTCTTGATTCACCACGGCGTTCCCGCAGTTTTGGCTATGCGAGATGCGATCGCCGATCGAGAGGCCTTGAGTTTTATCGAGGTTTTTACCCGCAGCCTCCTCGGTTTCAAAGATAAAGAAGCGCAGATGTCTAAGTTGCTTCCCAGTCCGAGAGTCCCTATCGATCAGGCCGTTCGCATCGCCCGGCAGCAGTTATTAACCCTCTACAAGTACAATCAGCCCGCTTGGACTTTGCCGATCCTCTATATGCACCCGGAATTCGACGGGCAATTGCTGCAAACCTTTGATGAGACCCAATCACCGACGGTTATGCCCAGTATTTCTGGAACCATGCCCGCCGCTTTCTTATACTATCTTGATCGTCCCGAAAGAAAATGGTCAATCCGTGGTGGTGGCATGAATATAGGACGGGACAGGGAAAATGATCTACAGATTGCTGAAAAATGGGTTAGTAAAAACCATTGTCGGATAATTTGCCGCAAAAATGCCGAGCATCCAGACTATCAATACTTTCTCGAAGATTTCTCCCGTTTTGGTACTTTTATCTACCAAGATGGCCACTGGAAGCAGGTTCATAACCAAGAAGTTCCCCTCGAGTCCGGTTTACAGATTCGCTTCGGCAGTCACCAAGGCCAAATCCTCGCATTTGTAGTGGAATAA
- the corA gene encoding magnesium/cobalt transporter CorA yields the protein MTQLQPDIFVNSRPDTDGDEEEDYFDYFYDEPGSEPGTLIIEPDAKPSRIILIDYDEDNAIRKMDITPNACAPYIGTNTVSWMDIQGLGSETVLKQVGEIFNLHPLLLEDVVNVPQRPKLEDYNNQLLVISQMVRLKEDESGFDTEQVSFVLGKRYLLSFQEEELQDCFEIVRDRIRTSQGRVRKSGADYLTYLLLDTIIDGYFPVVEHYEDRIEALEDMIISNPDRDTMQEIYDVRRELLALRRLIWPMRNVLHLLMRDHHGIVSDEVQIYFRDSYDHVIQILEIIEAYRELAASLMDVYMSTMGNKLNEIMKFLTVISTIFIPLTFIVGVYGMNFDNMPELKGEWSYFIVWLVMLAVAGGLIFYFWRKGWFKPIYSLKEEAKS from the coding sequence ATGACCCAACTACAACCGGATATATTTGTTAACAGCCGTCCCGATACCGATGGAGACGAGGAAGAAGACTACTTCGATTATTTTTATGATGAACCGGGTAGTGAACCGGGGACATTAATTATCGAACCAGATGCCAAACCCTCGCGGATTATTTTAATCGACTACGATGAAGATAACGCCATTCGCAAGATGGATATTACCCCCAATGCTTGCGCCCCCTATATTGGCACAAATACCGTGTCTTGGATGGATATTCAAGGGTTAGGGAGTGAGACGGTTTTAAAACAAGTAGGGGAAATTTTTAATCTGCATCCTTTGTTATTAGAAGATGTGGTTAATGTGCCGCAGCGTCCCAAGTTAGAAGATTATAACAATCAATTGTTAGTGATTTCTCAGATGGTGCGACTGAAAGAAGATGAAAGCGGTTTTGATACAGAACAGGTGAGTTTTGTCTTGGGAAAACGCTATCTTTTAAGTTTTCAAGAGGAGGAATTACAGGACTGTTTTGAGATAGTCAGAGATCGAATTCGCACTTCCCAGGGACGAGTACGGAAATCGGGGGCGGATTATTTAACCTATTTATTATTAGATACGATTATCGATGGTTATTTTCCCGTGGTAGAACACTACGAAGATCGGATTGAAGCGTTGGAAGATATGATCATTAGTAATCCCGATCGAGATACAATGCAGGAAATCTATGATGTCCGTCGGGAATTATTGGCACTGCGTCGCTTAATTTGGCCGATGCGAAATGTCCTACATCTACTGATGCGTGACCATCATGGTATAGTCAGCGATGAAGTACAAATTTATTTTCGTGATTCCTACGACCACGTCATTCAAATTCTGGAAATTATCGAAGCTTATCGAGAATTAGCGGCGAGTTTGATGGATGTTTATATGTCCACTATGGGCAATAAATTAAACGAAATTATGAAGTTTTTAACCGTAATTTCGACGATTTTTATTCCCTTAACTTTTATCGTTGGTGTCTATGGCATGAACTTCGATAATATGCCAGAATTAAAAGGAGAATGGAGTTATTTCATTGTCTGGTTAGTCATGTTAGCCGTAGCGGGGGGCTTGATTTTCTACTTCTGGCGCAAAGGTTGGTTTAAACCAATTTATTCCCTGAAAGAGGAAGCAAAAAGTTAG
- the pdxA gene encoding 4-hydroxythreonine-4-phosphate dehydrogenase PdxA yields MESASFIPRLVIPVGDPAGIGPEVVLKAIADSSISSGCQITLIGTRTLLEKAYHDPHLLDRFSLIDLPYNQEKIVCGRGDAHSGEISFLYLQEAIKRTLKGEFDGIVTGPIAKSSWQLAGYDFPGQTEVLATMAGINRYGMLFVAKSPHTGYNLRTLLATTHIPLREVPDALNPDLMTRKLDLLIESLKLDFGIDRPKIAISGLNPHSGEAGKLGREEKDWLQPWLDSMGQKYPQTQLIGLVPPDTLWVEPGRAWFSGAGQPADAYLALYHDQGLIPVKLMAFDCAVNTTIGLPFVRTSPDHGTAFDIAGLGIARAQSMQAAIQLAIELCQQRDNRRTKLEI; encoded by the coding sequence ATGGAATCCGCCTCTTTTATTCCCCGTCTAGTTATCCCCGTCGGTGATCCCGCCGGAATCGGCCCTGAAGTGGTGTTAAAAGCGATCGCCGATTCCTCAATCTCGTCCGGTTGTCAGATTACTCTAATCGGGACAAGAACGCTTCTCGAAAAAGCCTATCACGATCCCCATCTTCTCGATCGCTTTTCTCTGATCGATTTGCCCTACAATCAAGAAAAAATCGTTTGCGGGCGTGGGGATGCCCATAGTGGCGAAATTAGCTTTCTTTACCTGCAAGAAGCCATAAAACGCACCCTCAAGGGCGAATTTGATGGTATTGTCACCGGTCCGATCGCTAAATCCTCTTGGCAGTTGGCCGGTTATGATTTCCCCGGTCAAACGGAGGTTTTAGCTACCATGGCGGGAATTAACCGTTATGGGATGCTATTCGTCGCTAAATCCCCTCACACCGGCTATAACTTACGCACTCTCCTCGCCACTACCCACATCCCCCTGCGAGAAGTTCCCGATGCTCTTAACCCCGATCTGATGACCCGAAAACTAGACCTATTGATCGAGTCTTTAAAGCTAGATTTCGGCATCGATCGCCCAAAAATCGCCATATCTGGCCTTAATCCCCACAGTGGCGAAGCGGGAAAACTGGGAAGGGAAGAAAAGGACTGGTTACAGCCTTGGTTGGACTCAATGGGACAAAAATACCCGCAAACCCAATTAATCGGCCTTGTCCCCCCCGATACCCTTTGGGTGGAACCGGGACGCGCTTGGTTTAGCGGTGCAGGGCAACCCGCCGACGCATATCTGGCATTATACCACGATCAGGGCTTAATTCCCGTCAAATTAATGGCTTTTGACTGTGCTGTTAACACTACCATCGGTTTACCTTTTGTTCGCACCTCTCCAGACCACGGCACGGCTTTTGATATCGCCGGTCTTGGCATCGCCAGGGCCCAGAGTATGCAAGCGGCGATCCAATTAGCGATCGAATTATGTCAGCAGCGGGACAACCGGAGAACTAAACTAGAGATATAG